The Muricauda sp. SCSIO 65647 genome includes a region encoding these proteins:
- a CDS encoding SusC/RagA family TonB-linked outer membrane protein, whose amino-acid sequence MESYSLKLKCPPFRLFFLALLCFVFSQSGFGQGNTVSGTVTDGQGQPLPGVSIVVKGTATGTQSDFDGNYSVSAPSSATLIFSYIGFTTQEIAVGNQDTIDVVMQEDVAKLDEVVVIGYGTLKQKEVTSAIISVKEESFNRGNINTPEQLLAGKVAGLTVSRPGGSPTQEATIRLRGLTTFGANTEPLIVIDGVIGGSLNNVDPNDIASIDVLKDASAGAIYGTRGSSGVIIITTKSGTTQQKAQLDINAYAVLESIANTPQTASFEEFRAANSVDFGTRTDWFDETTRTGVTNVYNVAFSNNSNGTSYRASMNYRDIEGIIRGQDINVFNTRLNISQNLFDDRLRLTGIMSFTRTNSDLENEGVLRQALLWNPTAPVFENRTEAELGRDPNRFGGYFETEEQNVFNPVAMLDLNTRERMDKRTLTNFKADFEVINNLTLSANYSYQVTSRLEGFYSNSGSITGGDRGLPGGEQAGGRAERFTSDESDQLYEFTASYADSSGDLNYNVLVGYGYQEQFYEEFYATNTDFITDGVLWNDLGLGLGLFNPDGTVAALDSFKSESLLTSYFARANFNYKDTYNLAASFRREASSRFGDNNRWGNFWAVSGSVNLDKLFEFDKVEILKFRAGYGLTGNTPVQRYAFLETLGSDPNNLGFVNSEFIPAVEPTSNPNPDLKWEEKGELNIGLDFSIFSGRVYGSFDYFNRTTSDLLNEIDVPSPPNLFPRTLINLGELETNGFEAQVNFGIFRNDEFTWDFGVIFDTNETKLVRFNNLENSEFLIENLGTPGFNNLLGTRVREGDVIGNIMAPRFVGFNDEGRALVLSADGEEILANDASADDFVVAGNGLPDFSLSFTNTFTYKNFDLNFLWRGVFGHELANLPAAKLGHPVRATQFRYITGGFFNPDSADDSAWHTEYVENASFLRLDNITLGYNMDTKNLGPLTKLRFYASGNNLITITDYSGADPEPRFEGNTGILAPGYDRLGDYFPTRSFNIGINATF is encoded by the coding sequence ATGGAGAGCTACTCACTAAAACTAAAATGTCCACCCTTTAGATTGTTTTTTTTGGCACTGCTATGTTTTGTTTTTTCTCAATCTGGATTTGGACAGGGAAACACCGTTTCAGGTACGGTTACCGATGGTCAAGGTCAACCTTTGCCTGGGGTAAGTATTGTTGTAAAAGGAACCGCAACCGGCACACAGTCTGATTTTGATGGAAATTATAGCGTTTCTGCACCATCTTCAGCCACATTGATCTTCTCGTACATTGGTTTCACAACGCAGGAAATTGCGGTAGGTAATCAAGACACCATTGATGTTGTCATGCAAGAAGATGTGGCCAAACTTGATGAAGTGGTGGTTATTGGTTATGGAACTTTGAAGCAAAAGGAAGTAACCAGTGCTATTATCAGCGTTAAAGAAGAAAGCTTTAACCGGGGAAACATTAACACCCCAGAACAATTACTGGCAGGAAAAGTGGCGGGATTGACCGTTTCAAGACCAGGAGGCAGCCCAACTCAAGAAGCTACAATTAGGCTTCGCGGTTTAACTACTTTCGGAGCCAATACTGAGCCCTTGATCGTAATAGATGGGGTAATTGGGGGGAGCTTGAACAATGTTGATCCAAATGATATCGCATCAATCGATGTTTTAAAAGATGCTTCAGCGGGTGCTATTTATGGTACTAGGGGGAGTTCAGGAGTGATCATTATTACGACAAAATCTGGAACTACCCAACAAAAGGCACAACTTGATATCAATGCCTATGCAGTACTGGAATCTATTGCCAATACCCCGCAAACAGCCAGCTTTGAAGAGTTCAGGGCGGCAAACAGCGTTGATTTTGGAACGAGGACAGATTGGTTTGATGAGACCACCCGTACCGGTGTTACAAACGTTTACAACGTGGCTTTTTCGAACAATTCCAATGGTACTTCCTATAGGGCCTCGATGAACTATCGTGATATTGAAGGAATCATTCGAGGGCAAGATATCAATGTCTTTAATACCCGTCTGAATATTTCACAGAATCTTTTTGATGATAGATTACGGCTAACCGGTATTATGTCGTTTACGCGAACGAATTCCGATCTTGAGAATGAGGGCGTATTGAGGCAGGCCTTATTATGGAATCCTACCGCACCCGTGTTTGAAAACAGGACTGAGGCCGAACTCGGCCGAGATCCAAACAGATTTGGCGGATATTTCGAAACGGAAGAACAAAATGTGTTCAATCCGGTCGCCATGTTGGATTTGAATACCAGGGAAAGGATGGATAAACGCACGTTGACCAACTTTAAAGCAGATTTTGAAGTTATCAATAATCTTACGCTCTCTGCCAATTACTCTTATCAGGTGACCAGCAGATTGGAGGGGTTTTATAGCAATTCAGGATCAATAACAGGTGGTGACAGGGGGTTGCCAGGAGGTGAACAAGCTGGGGGTAGAGCTGAAAGATTTACTTCAGATGAGAGTGACCAGCTCTACGAGTTTACCGCATCTTATGCCGATTCATCCGGCGACTTAAATTATAATGTACTTGTAGGGTATGGCTATCAGGAGCAGTTTTATGAAGAATTTTATGCTACCAATACAGATTTTATAACCGATGGGGTGCTTTGGAACGATTTGGGTTTGGGTCTAGGTCTCTTCAATCCAGATGGTACCGTGGCGGCACTAGATTCCTTTAAGTCTGAAAGCTTATTGACCTCTTATTTCGCCAGGGCAAACTTCAACTATAAAGACACCTATAATTTAGCGGCAAGTTTCAGAAGGGAAGCTTCATCAAGATTTGGTGACAACAATAGATGGGGTAACTTCTGGGCAGTAAGTGGTAGTGTTAATTTAGACAAGTTATTCGAATTTGACAAAGTGGAGATTCTAAAATTTAGGGCTGGCTACGGTTTAACGGGTAATACCCCGGTACAGCGATATGCTTTTTTGGAAACCCTTGGGTCAGACCCCAATAATTTAGGTTTCGTAAATAGTGAATTCATTCCTGCAGTTGAGCCAACCTCCAATCCAAATCCAGATTTAAAATGGGAAGAAAAGGGAGAACTGAACATAGGATTGGACTTTTCGATTTTCTCTGGAAGAGTATATGGGTCTTTTGATTATTTCAATAGAACCACCTCCGATTTGTTGAACGAAATCGATGTTCCCAGCCCACCTAACTTGTTTCCCAGAACCTTGATAAATTTAGGAGAGCTCGAAACCAATGGGTTTGAAGCGCAGGTCAATTTCGGAATCTTCAGAAATGATGAGTTTACTTGGGACTTCGGGGTAATTTTTGATACCAACGAAACAAAACTGGTACGGTTCAACAATTTGGAAAACTCTGAGTTTTTAATAGAGAATCTTGGAACCCCGGGCTTCAACAATCTTCTCGGGACAAGGGTTAGGGAAGGAGATGTTATCGGTAATATCATGGCCCCACGATTCGTTGGATTTAATGACGAGGGGCGTGCATTGGTTCTCAGTGCCGATGGAGAGGAGATATTGGCAAATGATGCTTCGGCAGATGATTTTGTGGTAGCGGGCAACGGACTACCCGATTTTAGTTTGAGCTTCACCAATACGTTTACCTATAAAAATTTCGATTTGAATTTTCTATGGAGGGGTGTTTTTGGCCATGAACTTGCCAATTTGCCAGCGGCTAAGTTGGGTCACCCTGTAAGGGCCACCCAGTTTAGGTACATAACCGGAGGTTTTTTCAACCCCGATAGCGCTGATGATAGCGCATGGCATACCGAGTATGTTGAAAACGCATCTTTTTTAAGATTGGACAATATTACCCTGGGCTATAATATGGACACTAAAAATCTTGGTCCTTTGACGAAGCTGAGGTTTTATGCCTCAGGGAACAATCTGATTACCATTACAGACTATTCCGGTGCCGATCCCGAACCAAGATTTGAAGGGAATACCGGCATATTGGCTCCGGGGTACGACCGTTTGGGAGACTATTTTCCCACCCGCTCATTTAACATAGGCATTAATGCAACTTTCTAA
- a CDS encoding AraC family transcriptional regulator, with protein MKVYPFIIPKPPNKRLIVEVDRGKAFFDKLHQHEEIQLSHIIQGRGKLFVVDSVHPFQEGDTFAIGSKSAHLFQSLDALNDSHMVSVFFTKNSFGDGFFEIPELKRVHPFFDMASRSFRLETNKASVGEMMSKLPHSNNFAKFLSFLKILKKICASKIDPLTDFVLDRTLSNNEGQRLQTVFDYVTKNFQSEIRLVEAASLVHMTPNAFCRFFKQRTNKTFFQFLIELRIEHARQLLIDRKDLNIAQISRRSGFNSITNFNRKFKESTGLTPSKYYQKMNRELPIF; from the coding sequence ATGAAAGTTTATCCATTCATAATTCCCAAACCCCCCAACAAGAGGTTGATAGTGGAGGTCGATCGTGGAAAAGCTTTTTTTGACAAACTGCACCAACATGAAGAGATTCAACTAAGCCATATAATACAAGGAAGGGGTAAACTCTTTGTGGTTGACAGTGTACACCCGTTTCAAGAAGGTGATACTTTTGCCATTGGCAGTAAAAGTGCCCATCTTTTTCAAAGCCTGGATGCTCTGAACGATAGCCACATGGTTTCGGTATTCTTTACAAAAAACTCTTTCGGTGATGGTTTTTTTGAGATTCCTGAACTTAAGCGGGTCCATCCATTTTTTGATATGGCATCACGTAGCTTCCGTTTAGAAACCAATAAAGCATCTGTTGGCGAAATGATGTCGAAACTGCCCCATTCGAACAATTTTGCTAAATTTTTGAGCTTTCTAAAAATCCTAAAAAAAATCTGCGCTTCAAAAATCGATCCCTTGACCGATTTTGTGCTTGACAGAACCTTATCGAATAACGAAGGTCAGCGATTACAGACAGTCTTTGATTATGTGACCAAAAACTTTCAAAGCGAAATCCGCCTCGTCGAGGCTGCCAGCTTGGTACATATGACGCCCAATGCGTTCTGTAGGTTTTTCAAACAACGTACCAATAAAACTTTTTTCCAATTTCTTATCGAATTAAGGATAGAACATGCCCGACAACTTTTGATAGATCGAAAAGATTTGAACATTGCTCAAATATCCCGAAGATCAGGTTTTAACTCAATCACAAACTTCAATCGAAAATTTAAGGAAAGTACTGGTCTTACCCCTTCGAAATACTACCAAAAAATGAACCGGGAGTTACCTATATTTTGA